The Castanea sativa cultivar Marrone di Chiusa Pesio chromosome 4, ASM4071231v1 sequence CCATCTTCCACAAATAGATTGTTACCAATTCAAcgcagcccaatccaaacctgaAATGGTCCTTCCCCAAGTCCAACTCTCAACTCCAACATCTAGACCTCACTAATGAGTAGTGACACTGGTCACCTTACTACCAAATTCGAAGTAGTAAAGAGTATAGACATTGTGATCTCAAAAAATAGTCACTTCAAGGATACTTGGGCGGTGGGCTCAATAGACTTAAAAAACATGTCGCATATTAGAaacttctaaattttatttatcacACTATCAGTTCAAGAGATTTTCGAAGTATCTTATGAGCAAAGagtaaaataaacaaacttaaGGTTAGAATCTCATTTCCTTGAAATTACCCCATTTTGGTTTCATGTTTGTAACTGATTAAAGTAAAACACATTGGCTCCTATTATCGCAAACCccataagaaattttttgttaaataaaacatttaatgtATCATTATTAGATTCATAATTCATTCATGGAGCAAAACAATCATAAAAGAATCTATCATTAACAGACAGACATTTCTTATTGAACTTCCATTGCAAATTTTGTCTTTACATAAAGAGATGTATACAGTTTTGCAGTATTGTGAGTATGACAAATCATTCAGGCTAACTTAGAAAAttcaagagagaaaaagaaagcactTAATCCATAGTCGTAGAAATCAATAGGGTACTTGATGTTGTTAATCCTCCAACCGGACTCTCATCAAAACTTAcccaacaaattttttaaatacagtgttaaaaaagagttttttttttttttttgtcagcCATTTTGGAGGCTTTGGAATGCTGCAGAAAGCAATGGTTATGGAGTTATACGTATTGGTTTTGCATTCAAGCTCACTTCAAATGCACTTTATTTGTGAAGCTAATTTTGTTGAACCGTCTCATCATAAGCAAGAATTTGAGCGTATAACTGTTCTTGCAAGAAAAACATTACTAGTTTGTTTTCCTTGCCTCTCAATTGAATATTACTGGTTTGTTTTCATTGCCTCTCAATTGAATATTACTAGTTTCACTTGAAAGCTAATATCCTCTAGTCATTACTAATGCTTATTTTTCTTGTAGGGCCATCAACTGTCATAGAATTGGTAATGCATAATAAGAAATATCTAGCTTCTGTAGACACTAGTAATTTTCTGAATTTTCAGtgtattagttttatttttcattaatctAGGAACCAAATATCATGAGAGGAACGCACTTGCAAAAGGGTATGCATCATAACTAAGGAACGAAATAAGATGTCTACACTAGTACAATTCGATATATTTTATCcagaatattttagaaaagtaTTAGCATTGATTTATTGGAATATTTTAGAGGAGTATTAGCATTGATTTATTGATCAGTATACCCCAATCGTATATCAAGAAGGTATTGACTACTCAGTCCTcactaaattaataattaattaaaatataaataatatattataagcttataaaaattagtaaaattggcaaccaaaaaaaaatctcacacaTTTAAGTaacttttaaaatgtaaatttacaatttttataaatcaaataaaaataatactaataaaatattaaggtGTTAGAtaagttaaaataatatttatactAAATATAGTAAAGGACAGCGCCAAGCCACACccttttggctttttttttttggaaaaagaattTTGGGTTATTAAATATGGAGGAAGGAGGGAGATAATGGAAATTGTGGTGGCACCAGCAGGACCAATGTTCCAAGTTGTGACCTTGAGTGGAAACACATAACACATGACAATGACCTCAGGCACACACTCTTTAAGTATTGGAGGAGCCAAGAAGTTTACAAATATTTAGATAAGATCACAGATACTCTTGTTCAAGGTATATTTGATGTTGGGAAAAAGGCAGTGCATGCGATTTGTGGCGGGTATATAAGTGgaatgtttgtgtttttcttcaCAGAAGGGCCTCTTTACAACTTTTGGGATGCAAAGAAGAGTGATACTGCAAAGTTTGAAAGATTCTATAGTGAGATGCTGGAGCAAGGAATATGGTTTGCTCCTTCAAATTTTGAGGCTGCATTTGCAAGCTTGGCACATACTCCTGAAGAGTGaagatatcaaaaaaaaaacaatagcaGCTGCTGAGCAGATTTTAGTGCAGATTTAGGGTGGCAATTCCTGCGTCCATAGCCTCGGATTTTCTGTTGCCCCTCAAGCATAATTGTTGTTTTGTAGGTGAATTGAGAGTGTGTATCACTATTAAGtttataatcaattttatgCAGCAAAACAATCATAAAAGAATCTCTCATTAACGGACGGGCATTTCTCATTGAAATTTCATTGTAGATTGTCTTTACATAGAGAGAGATGTATACATCAATATTGTCAGTCTGACAAATCATTCAGGCTAAACTTAAAAATAGgcaagaaaggaaaaggaagtACTTAATCCATAGTTGTAGAAATCAATAAGGTATTTGATGTTGTCAATCTTCCTACCTTCTGATAGAACTCTGACAGTCATCAAAACCacagatttttttataaacacaaTCACCAATATGCACTTGTACAGATGAATGCTGGAACAGACACAGTATGCTTCTGTAGCTAAAGCTTGGACACCGGGGCAAGCTATTCCCCAACTCTACACAATTGCTATTACATTATAGAACACGAGCAGACAATTTTCCTAGGTGAATCATCAATCTTCTTTTCTGCTCAGACAAAGCACCACGCAATATCAAACTAAGCAGCTTTCATTAATCAcaagcttaaaagaaattgttagGGCTGGTGAATCATGGATGCCATAAAAATTGACTCAATCAATATCCACATGTAAGCAAACACACTTGTCAACACTAACAAAAATCAGCATAAGATACCAATTACCAACAACTTTCAATATTCAATtagattaataataaaaaattatgaggcTAAAAGATAGGAAAGGCATCCAACAATCTTCTTTTCTGTTCAGACAAAGCACCACACAATATCAACCTAGGCAGCTTTCAGCAATCACAAGCTTAAAAGAAGTTGTTAGGGATGGTGAATCATGGATGCCATAAAAATTGAATCAGTCAATATCCACATGTAAGCAAACACACTTGTCAACACtaacaaaaatcaacataagATACCAATTACCAACAACTTTCAATATTCAATtagattaataataaaaaattatgaagctAAAAAATAGGAAAGGCGtccaattagattttttttataggtaaatatCCAATTAGATTAATAATGCATATTTAACAccatggggaaaaaaaattcatatttggtCCCAAGTCTCCTATTACATGTCCCGAGCACATATATGAAACTTGCATGTTGAACCCCTCAACAAACCTTATAAAGTTTTAAATTGGCAGCATGGTTTGTTTAATGTGGGAAATCTATTTCAATTTGTAAGGGATTGGACCTTAATTTCTTAGGTAAAAGAAAACCCTCAaagaacataaataaatatttctttCGGGAAGAGAAAAATCTCCAgggaagaaagagaagaaagaaggaacTTCATCCAAGGAAATCAAAGCTTGACCTTGAGAAGAACATTGTATAAAAGATTTCACATACCCCATATTAATTGTCCAATCAAGTTCCACACAGAACTAGGTGAGTCTAAACTTGACATAATTGCTGCAATAAAAGACAGCAACATGCTAAGAATGACAGTAATTAATATAACCTCCATTCTTGGAACATTACTACAACATTTCTCATGAAGGACTTTGTGAGGCATTAAGCTTGGAGGTCCTATTGTTTGCATTTGGGTCCTTCACATAAAAGACCTCTCCTGGTGAGTCTTGTGGTTGATAGTCTGACCATGATTAAAGTTATAGCTCCATCTTAAATATCTTCCTTATTGCAGTATTGACTACTCTAAAAGGGGCTTTTGTTCTCCCAAATAGCATAAAGCATAACTGGATACCCAAACTATATGAACAATcagtaaaaataaaacctaCTCCAAAAAATAGGGTACCATATTGTGTACATGTGAACTGAGCTATCAGCAAGTGGAAGTTTCTATTCATGTGAGCTCAACTCAGtactaaaaacttttattttttatttaaaaaaaaaaacataatcaagtTCATACACAAGCATTAAACTAAATTCCAAAGCCAATAGAATATAAAAAGCATCCTCATTGCGGAACAAAACATTCATCATATATTCATCCACTATGGAATCACCTGTTTTGGTCTTTGCCAGGGATGGCTGTACGACTACATGCATTATGATAACACCACTGCCATTATCACCAAAGGGCATTTTACATTGGCCAACAGTCttgttgttttccaaaattttaccGGAATTAATCAGTTTCACTTCACTTGCTGCCTTTGGGTTGATTGTTTTACCTAACAATCAAAAAGATCATCGTAAAAAGAGTCAAAACAAAGCACAGAAAATTAAACctctaaattaacaaatttattatttaaaaaaatcaaaaaaattactaaagaaAACATTGACAAGCAAGATTGATCAACATTTTAACTGCTTTCAAATTCACAAAactgaaacaacaacaacaacaacaaactgTTTAACCCTCAGTACCACAAAATTTGTCAATCAAAACCCAACAGTTCAAAATACCAAATGCTGtaagaaaatgctaaagctaCTATTGATTTTACTACCAAAAGATAACCTTACAGACCGACCTGACGATAAATATGATTGATGCTACattaacaacataataaataaatttctaaattacCTTTTCCTTCTAGGAAAGTGCTAAaactattacaaatttttacACAAAAGacttactttattttttataggtaaacCAGTATTTTATTGAGCAGAACTACCGCGTGAATGAACGAACACAAAGAAGTCTAAAGAATTACAAGGGCTATGTACAGGAAGATAATGATTATAAAAACTCAAGAATGGAGTCACAATCGGTGTAAAGCCCCACGCttgagaccaatcaaacaacaaTCTAGCAAACAGCTCAACCAACTGGATTCTTGAAATTTCCTTATCCTTAAAAATATGACAATTATTTTACCACCACAAAGTCTACATAACggaaccaaattccaaaaaatctgaaaaaaatttTACCCACCCAATTCCGCCATCAAAACAAAAGGTGAGGGAACATTTTTGGTAATACCcaataaaacccaaagaaaTGAAAGACAAAACTCCACAAAGGTTATGTAACACTGCAATGTAACAAAAGGTGCTCTACTGTCTCCCCACTACAATGACACATACAACAAAACCTACTAAAGTGTATCATTCTTCACTTAATAAGATTATCATAAGTGAGGAATGAAGATCTTCCTCCATGTTCCCGTCCGCTCAAAGAACTGTTAAATAAGATTATTTTAccacaaaaatatttacaaacaaACTTTGTGACAAATATAATTGTGTCACTTTTTTTGTCATTAGTAACACATCAGCTTGTAAGATCatgtataataaattttataataccTATGTAGTAAACAACCTTAAACCAACCTATCTTAATTTGAATCAGtacaaaaatacatgaaaatcaGAATCCCTATTAGCTCTTAATAGAAATCTAATTTTGCACTAAGTGTCCATCAAAACAAAAGGTCAGGGACTGTTTTTGGTAATACCCAATAAAACCCAAAGGAATGAAAGACAAAACTCCACAAAGCATATGCAACACTGCAATGTAACAAAAGGTGCTCCACTGTTTCCCCACTACAATGACACATACAACACCACCTACTAGAGTGTATCATTCCTCCCTTAATAAGATTATCACAAATGAGGATCGTCCTCCATGTTCCCGTCCATACAAAGAActcttaataaaattatttgccACGCAAAACTTACAAACCAACAACGTGCCGAATATAATTGTGTCACTTTTTTTGTCATTAGTAACACATCAGCTTGTAAGATCATTTCTAGCAACCTAACCATCCTATCTTAATTTGAATCAGTAAGAAAATACGCGAAAATCAGAACCCAAATTAGCTTTCAATAGTAGTCTAATTTTGTGCGAAGTGTccattttagtaattttattaaaatttctgCGTCAAGTGATCCATTCATAATACTCTATTACATGTTTCTGCAAATTTCATAATACCTATGCAGTCAATAAACAACCTTAAACCATCCTATCTTAATCTGAATCAGTAAtctaattttatgttgtatgtTTATGCAAGTAAACACGAGTTACAACCTTAAATCATTACTAATAAAGATCCACAAAACCCAGattaacaaaacaataaaaaaattacaatcaaagattaaattaagaaaaacccaattgagaaaattgaatttaggAAACTGGGTCATAGtcaaaaaggcaaaaagaacAAACCTTTGGGCCAATCGGAGACGACCCTCTGCTTAAGCGTATCGACGGTGGAGGTCGATGAGTACCGAAATGGGCCCAAATCAGACCCATCGTACAGCCTGAACTTTATGTCAACTAAATCCTCCTCCGGCATCTGCGACACCGTTTTGACTTTTCCTCCTCCAATCGCTTCCTTCCACGTGTCCCAAACCGACCGCagctttataaaataaaaaaaagatctaGTATTTATTTGGTGAAATTAaggaaacaacaacaacaacaacaacaacataagatgaatggttttttttttacctttttttgatgatgatgatgatgatctttGTTTTGGcttttgggtttgagttttttttttttttttttttttggaaaaaaaaaaatgggatttttttgttttgtttttgtttttggtgttttgtatgtgtgtgtgtgtgtggtggttTTGAAAGATCGAAGGTTAGTTGGGTGAGCTGAAGAAGACAAAACAAAAgtgggtttctttttcttttctgaattcttcaatccaaaaacttgaaaaaagaaaaaaagaaaaaaaaaaaaaaaccaacaactaTGTAGTACACAACGCGTTTTTGATTGCCATACAGTGTAGGTAGGAATGTCGACATCTAAACGACAGCGTTTAGTATCATTACGAAAATGacaacacctttttttttttaagatattaaaaaaaaaaaatattaagatttATCTCTTTAAATATAAAGTTACAAGTTATGACCTTCTTTCCATATTATTTGATAGTTAAAAGACTAGGGAGATTTCAACTATTAGAGATTCAcattaagaattttaaaaaatataggatAAATTTTTAACGACCTACTTTACAATTCCCCACACGTTAAAGTttccacttttttattattttatttataataatataaaaaatttattaaaataataataaaataatttctacAAAAATCAACGACcacaaaatcattaaaatataataagttgtTACAGTGAGCTCTCGTTAATGAGAGTTCACACTAACAGGAAGTCAAATTATTTTAGATATGGCATCTTTGATGAAGCATGATTTTTGTGGTTTAAGAggttaaaaatagtttttgagtGTGTTTGACATTCTTGTTGTGAATACTATATTaagattaatataatttttaatctaatctaataGTGTATAAATGTCGGAGCAAGATCTAGGTATAATACTTAAGCGtcatttcttaaatttttcttttaaaatttagtcatgTAGTCGTACTTAATTAAAAGTACACTTTCATCATGTGAGGAAAAAAGCTATATGGTtgaattttaagaggaaaatttaaggaacaacacctaagttttgtccataatGTCATATTATTTTTAGCGGTGGAGCTACACACATGGgtgggggccatggccccccaaaaatttaaaaaattcgtTACTATGTGGCGATTAAATaagttattgacttattaaaaaGAATCTTGTGACTAAAATTAcacatgaaatatatatatatatatatatcaataagattaatatattttttaatctaatctaataGTGTATATAATGTCGaagcaaaacttaggtataatATTTAGGTACTATTTCTTAGGTTCTCATTTTAAAAGTCAACCATGTAGTGatacttaactaaaaatacacttctatcttatgggaaaaaaaaaaaaaaccatatagttgatttttgttttctattttcaaaaacttgtttttgggaatataaagaaaaaacaattttcttgtatttttgaaataaaaaacatgtttggttagttgaaattaaaaatatagttttttgaagaaaaaaatataaaatattaaaatatgttgctactaggatttgaattctaatgttaactcattaaatgagacatattcattaaattaaatgcgaattttcattaacttttgaaaattagaaactaaaaacagttttttgcatgttttcagtttcctttacaaattgagttttgagaacaatttttgttttctattcat is a genomic window containing:
- the LOC142631559 gene encoding membrane-anchored ubiquitin-fold protein 3-like isoform X1, translating into MPEEDLVDIKFRLYDGSDLGPFRYSSTSTVDTLKQRVVSDWPKGKTINPKAASEVKLINSGKILENNKTVGQCKMPFGDNGSGVIIMHVVVQPSLAKTKTEKKIDDSPRKIVCSCSIM
- the LOC142631559 gene encoding membrane-anchored ubiquitin-fold protein 3-like isoform X2 — encoded protein: MPEEDLVDIKFRLYDGSDLGPFRYSSTSTVDTLKQRVVSDWPKGKTINPKAASEVKLINSGKILENNKTVGQCKMPFGDNGSGVIIMHVVVQPSLAKTKTEKKIVGCLSYLLAS